From the Halomonas sp. MCCC 1A13316 genome, the window GTATCATACGGTTGTTTCAGGCAACAGCATAACGGAGTCCGCGCCGATGCGCAGTGACGAATTCTACATGCACCGGGCGCTGGACCAGGCCCGCGAAGGGCTGGCTGCCGGTGAGGTGCCGGTGGGGGCGGTGGTGGTGGATGCCGCCGGTGAAATCGTCGGCGCCGGCTACAATTCGCCTATTTCGGGCCACGACCCCAGCGCCCACGCCGAGATTCGCGCACTGCGTGCCGCCGCGGTGCACCTGGGCAATTATCGCCTCGATGGCTGCACCCTCTACGTCACCCTGGAACCCTGCCTGATGTGTACCGGAGCGATCATCCATGCTCGTATCGCCCGGCTGGTCTATGGCGCCGCCGAACCGCGTGCCGGCATGGTGGAATCGAAGGCCAACCTGTTCGCCCAGCCTTGGTACAACCATCGGGTCATGGTGGAGGGGGGTGTGCTCGCCGCGCGTGCAGCAAAAATGCTCAAGGCCTTCTTCGAAACCAGGCGTGAGAGCGGGGCAGCCTCGTCAGACTTTTTCGAAGGTGGTTAACGGTGGGGTCATCCTGACTTGATTGCGCCCCTCGGCCTTGGCGCGGTAGAGCGCATCGTCGGCAGCCTGCATGCGAACGGCGACGTCAAGCGGGCCGTCGACCAAGGTGACGACGGGTACGCGTGGCGATCAGTGTGGCAAGCAGAATCGGGCTGAGGGTCGTCAGCAGTGCCGGACGCCAGGCTTCCAGCGTCAGCCCGTCGGCCAGGCCGCGACTCATGGCGTTCCAGTGCGGCAGTGGAATCCAGTACTCCGGCAGCACATAGCTGGCCAGCGTCAAGGCCAGCGGCAACAGGGTGAGCCCTACCAGTATCTTGGCCGGCGCATGCCAGCCCCGCAACAGCAGCAACTGGGCCAGGACGAGCATGCCCGTCAGCCCGAGCGCAGCGAATTCATGCACCGGGCCGTCTTCACCCACGAATACGACACCAATGGCGAGCGAAATGCTGGCCAGGCAGGTGAAGAAGGTGGCATGGCGGCACATGATCACGCTCTTCTAGAGAAGGGGAGAGACGATGTCGAACAGCGGTGCGCCATCATCCTCTCCGTTCTGCAGGTTGTTCAATTGAAGGTACTGCTGTTGGCTGCGGTCGACGTAAGTCAGGATCTCATGGTAGCGCCGGATGTTGCGCACATAGATGACCGGCTCGCCGCCACGGGCGTAGCCATGGCGAGTCTTGCTGTGCCATTCATGTTGCTGCAGCAGCGGCAACGCCTCGCGTACGTCCTTCCAGCTATCGGGATTGCCGCCGCGCTCCTCGGCGATCTTGCGCGCATCGTACAGATGACCGAGCCCCACGTTGTAGGCGGCCATGGCCATGTAGAGCCGGTCTTCGCCCTGGATCGATTCTGGTAGACGCTCCTTGATCTGGCGCAGGTAGCGCGCGCCGCCATCCACGCTCTGGGCCGGATCGAGGCGGTCGCTCACGCCCATCTCGCCAGCGGTGGGCTGCGTCAGCATCATCAGCCCGCGTACGCCGGTGGGTGAGGTGGCTTCGGGGTTCCAGTGCGACTCCTGATAGCCCACTGCCGCCAGCAGCTTCCAGTCGAAACCGGTGTTGCGCGCCGCCTCGCGGAACAGCTCGGCGTAGTCCGGCAGGCGCTCGTTGAGGTGGGCGATGAAGGTACGCGCGCCAACGTACTCGAGATAGTCGTCATGACCGAAGTGGTTGGCGATCAGTTCGTCGAGCAGCCCTTTCTGTTGCAGGTCGGTGAGGAAACGGTTGGCCTCCTGCTGCAGCCCCAAACCGCCCTTGGCCGGAAAGGCCCAGGCCATCGAGAGCGGCTTGCCCAACGGAAAGCCGCGCTCCACGCCGGAAAAGAAGATCCGGTTGATGCGAAACTGATGCTCGAAGACCACGGCTGCATCGAGGTTGCCGCTCTCCACCCGGCTGAGCAGCTCGGCGACTTCCAGGTCAGAGGATTCTCGCCAGCCAAGCTCCGGATGCTCGGTTTGCAGTTCGCGCAGTACAAGATCGGTACCCGAGCCGCGGATGGTGCCGATGGTGAGGCCGGCGAGATCCTCGGTGGAATCGACCGGCGGCAGGCCGCGGCGGTAGACCAGCAGCGGTTGCAGGTCGAGGATCGGGCGACTATAGATAAGGTCTTGCTGGGTCAGGTCAAGCGGCAGGGCGGCCGCGGCCAGATCGCCTTCCTGGCGCACCGCATCCAGCGCGCTCTGGATATGGTGGCGCGAGTCCAGGGTCAGGCTGACGCCGAGGAAGTCGGCGAAACGGAGCATCAGCTCGTATTCGAATCCCGTCGGGCCGTGACGCCCCTCGTAGTAGGTGGTCGGCGTATTGCGCGTGTGAATGCTGATGAAATCGCGGTGACGAACGGCTTCCAGCAAACCACTGGGGGGCTTGAAATGGCGGTAGGGCGCCAGGCACAGGATGACTCCTAGCAGCAACAAGGCGGCCAGGCGCAGGCGGCTTAGCGGGACAGGACTATCAAACTGGGGCATTCAGACGACGATCGGCGAAGAGAGCTTCACGATAACGGTCCGAGGCACGACTGTCATCTGCTGCATTTCGTCTACCCCTCGCTTTCCAGTATCATGTCGCCTTTCTGCGCCGCCGTGCGGCCCCTTCCTCCGCTTGCTTCAGAGGCTTCAAGACATGCTCGAACTTCGAGGCGCGCCTGCCCTTTCCGCTTTCCGTCATGACAAGCTGCTGGCTGCCCTGCGCGCACGGGTTCCCGAGGTCGAGTCCCTGCGCGCCGCCTACGTGCATTTCGTGGATCACTCCGGTGAATTTTCCGACGAGGAGCGTAACCTCCTCGGCCAGTTGCTCGATTATGGCATCAGAAGCGGGAGCGATGAGCCCCAGAGCGCGCTCGATAGCGAAGGCCAACTGTTCCTCGTGGTGCCGCGCATCGGTACTCAGTCGCCATGGTCGTCCAAGGCCACCGACATCGCCCACAACTGCGGCCTGGAGCGAGTGCGTCGGATCGAGCGCGGGATCGCCTACCGCGTGGCACTCAAAGCGCCGATGTCCGAGGCGGCCTTCATGGCGATTCACGAGACCCTCCATGACCGCATGACCGAGAGCGTGCTGACCGACGCCTCAGATGCCGCTCGATTGTTCGCTCATCATGAGCCGGCGCCGCTGGGGCAGGTGGATATCCTCGAGGGGGGCCGTGCGGCGCTCGAGGAAGCCAACCTCAACCTGGGCCTGGCGCTGGCCGAGGATGAGATCGACTACCTGGTCGATGCCTTCCGCGACCTGGAGCGCAACCCCTCGGACGTCGAACTGATGATGTTCGCCCAGGCCAACTCCGAGCATTGCCGACACAAGATCTTCAACGCCGACTGGGTGATCGACGGCGAGGCGCAGAGCCATTCGCTGTTCAAGATGATCAAGAATACCTACCAGGCCGCACCCGAGAACATTCTCTCCGCCTATAGCGATAACGCCGCGGTGATCGAAGGGACTACGGCGCCGCGTTTCTTCGCCGCGCCGCTGACCGGCAAGGCCGCCGAGCGCGCCGTGTACGCTGCGCAGCGCGAGCCGATCCACATCCTGATGAAGGTGGAGACTCACAACCACCCCACGGCGATTGCGCCCTATCCGGGAGCAGCCACCGGCGCTGGTGGCGAGATCCGCGACGAAGGTGCCACCGGCATCGGCGGTAAGCCCAAGGCCGGCCTCACCGGCTTCACCGTCTCCAACCTGCGCATCCCCGAGTTCGTTCAACCCTGGGAGGCGTTCGACTACGGCAAGCCCGAGCGCATGCAGTCGGCGCTTGCAATCATGCTTGAGGGGCCCATCGGCGGGGCGTCGTTCAACAACGAATTCGGGCGCCCCAACCTTGCCGGCTATTTCCGTACCTATGAGCAGGACACCATGGGGGCTGGTGGCATCGAGCGGCGCGGCTACCACAAGCCGATCATGATCGCCGGCGGCTACGGCAACATTCGTGAAGGCCATGTGCAGAAGGGCGTGATCCCCGTCGGCGGTAAGCTGATCGTGATGGGCGGGCCGGCCATGTTGATCGGCCTGGGTGGCGGGGCGGCCTCGTCGATGGCCTCCGGCGCCTCCAGCGCCGACCTCGATTTCGCCTCGGTGCAGCGCGAGAACCCCGAAATGGAACGCCGAGCCCAGGAAGTGATCGACCGCTGCTGGGCGCTGGGCGAGGCCAATCCCATCCGCTTCTTCCATGACGTCGGTGCCGGCGGGCTCTCCAACGCCCTGCCCGAGCTGGTCAAGGACGGTGAGCGCGGCGGACGCTTCGAGCTGCGCGAGGTACCCAACGCCGAGCCCGGCATGAGCCCGCTGGAGATCTGGTGCAACGAGGCCCAGGAACGCTATGTGCTGGCCGTGGCGCCGCAGGACCTCGACACCTTCGATGCGCTGTGCGCCCGCGAGCGCTGCCCCTACGCCGTGGTCGGCGAGGCCACCGAGGCGCATCACTTGGAGGTGCACGACGGTCACTTCGCGACGAAACCGGTCGACCTGCCGATGAGCGTCCTGTTCGGCAAGCCGCCGAAGATGCAGCGTGAATTTCAGCGCGAGGCGCTGGAACTGCCCGGCGTAATGCTCGACAACCTCGACCTGCGCGAGGCGATGGAGCGTGTGCTGCGCCTGCCCACGGTGGCTTCCAAGAGTTTCCTGATCACCATTGGCGACCGCTCGATTACCGGAATGGTGGCCCGCGACCAGATGGTCGGCCCGTGGCAGGTGCCGGTGGCCGACGTCGCCGTCACCACCGCGAGCTTCGATACCCACGCCGGCGAGGCCATGGCCATGGGCGAGCGCCCGCCGGTGGCATTGATCGACCCGGCGGCGAGCGCCCGGCTGGCGGTGGCAGAGACCATCACCAACCTAGCGGCGGCACCCATCGAGAATCTCGGCGACATCAAGCTCTCCGCCAACTGGATGAGTGCCGCCGATCACGTCGGCGAGAACCAGGCGCTGTTCGACGCGGTCC encodes:
- the tadA gene encoding tRNA adenosine(34) deaminase TadA, whose product is MRSDEFYMHRALDQAREGLAAGEVPVGAVVVDAAGEIVGAGYNSPISGHDPSAHAEIRALRAAAVHLGNYRLDGCTLYVTLEPCLMCTGAIIHARIARLVYGAAEPRAGMVESKANLFAQPWYNHRVMVEGGVLAARAAKMLKAFFETRRESGAASSDFFEGG
- the mltF gene encoding membrane-bound lytic murein transglycosylase MltF; translation: MPQFDSPVPLSRLRLAALLLLGVILCLAPYRHFKPPSGLLEAVRHRDFISIHTRNTPTTYYEGRHGPTGFEYELMLRFADFLGVSLTLDSRHHIQSALDAVRQEGDLAAAALPLDLTQQDLIYSRPILDLQPLLVYRRGLPPVDSTEDLAGLTIGTIRGSGTDLVLRELQTEHPELGWRESSDLEVAELLSRVESGNLDAAVVFEHQFRINRIFFSGVERGFPLGKPLSMAWAFPAKGGLGLQQEANRFLTDLQQKGLLDELIANHFGHDDYLEYVGARTFIAHLNERLPDYAELFREAARNTGFDWKLLAAVGYQESHWNPEATSPTGVRGLMMLTQPTAGEMGVSDRLDPAQSVDGGARYLRQIKERLPESIQGEDRLYMAMAAYNVGLGHLYDARKIAEERGGNPDSWKDVREALPLLQQHEWHSKTRHGYARGGEPVIYVRNIRRYHEILTYVDRSQQQYLQLNNLQNGEDDGAPLFDIVSPLL
- the purL gene encoding phosphoribosylformylglycinamidine synthase, with product MLELRGAPALSAFRHDKLLAALRARVPEVESLRAAYVHFVDHSGEFSDEERNLLGQLLDYGIRSGSDEPQSALDSEGQLFLVVPRIGTQSPWSSKATDIAHNCGLERVRRIERGIAYRVALKAPMSEAAFMAIHETLHDRMTESVLTDASDAARLFAHHEPAPLGQVDILEGGRAALEEANLNLGLALAEDEIDYLVDAFRDLERNPSDVELMMFAQANSEHCRHKIFNADWVIDGEAQSHSLFKMIKNTYQAAPENILSAYSDNAAVIEGTTAPRFFAAPLTGKAAERAVYAAQREPIHILMKVETHNHPTAIAPYPGAATGAGGEIRDEGATGIGGKPKAGLTGFTVSNLRIPEFVQPWEAFDYGKPERMQSALAIMLEGPIGGASFNNEFGRPNLAGYFRTYEQDTMGAGGIERRGYHKPIMIAGGYGNIREGHVQKGVIPVGGKLIVMGGPAMLIGLGGGAASSMASGASSADLDFASVQRENPEMERRAQEVIDRCWALGEANPIRFFHDVGAGGLSNALPELVKDGERGGRFELREVPNAEPGMSPLEIWCNEAQERYVLAVAPQDLDTFDALCARERCPYAVVGEATEAHHLEVHDGHFATKPVDLPMSVLFGKPPKMQREFQREALELPGVMLDNLDLREAMERVLRLPTVASKSFLITIGDRSITGMVARDQMVGPWQVPVADVAVTTASFDTHAGEAMAMGERPPVALIDPAASARLAVAETITNLAAAPIENLGDIKLSANWMSAADHVGENQALFDAVHAVGMELCPQLGIAIPVGKDSMSMRTAWRSDDEAEEKSVTAPLTLAVTGFAPATDALKTLTPQINLDQDESDLILVDLGGGRNRLGGSALAQVYGQVGNECPDLDDPEDLKAFFAVIQGLNRDDKLLAYHDRSDGGLLVTLLEMAFAARAGLEIKLDWLIDEPTQAVDALFAEELGAVIQVNRRHTEEVLAQFAAAGIETCGVIARPRYDDQVRVTLFEEPLLETTRLLTQRTWAETSYRMQALRDNPDCAKSEFDGLLDGRDPGLSATATFDVDEDIAAPFVNTSRPAVAILREQGVNGHVEMAWAFDRAGFEAVDVHMSDILEGRITLEEFKGLVACGGFSYGDVLGAGGGWAKSVLFNPRAREQFAAFFERDDSFGLGVCNGCQMFAQLKELIPGAENWPRFVRNESEQFEARVAMVQVEQNPSILLAGMEGSRLPIAVAHGEGRAEFRDSAHLRSMQGSAQVALRYVDNYGQVTTHYPANPNGSPSGITGLTTPDGRVTIMMPHPERVVRAVSNSWRPAEWGRDGAWMRLFRNARVWLG